A genomic stretch from Camelus dromedarius isolate mCamDro1 chromosome 10, mCamDro1.pat, whole genome shotgun sequence includes:
- the AMBP gene encoding protein AMBP, producing the protein MRSLGALLLLLTACLAVRASPVPTQPNDIQVQENFDLSRIYGKWFLVAVGSTCPWLKRFKDKMTVSTLVLGEGATKREISTTNIHWRKGVCEKFSGTYEKTSTDGKFLYHKSKWNMTMESYVVHTNYDEYAIFLTKKFSRHHGPTITAKLYGREPELRESLLEEFREVALGVDIPEDSIFTLPNRGECVPGEQEPEPTPLSRARRAVLPQEEEGSGAGLSVTDFSKKEDSCQLGFSQGPCLGMIKRYFYNGSSMACETFHYGGCMGNGNNFISEKECLQTCRTVEACNLPIVPGPCRSTIRLWAFDAVQGKCVPFFYGGCKGNGNQFYSEKECKEYCGVPGEGDEELLRISN; encoded by the exons ATGCGGAGTCTCggggccctgctgctgctgctgaccgCCTGCCTGGCGGTGAGGGCCAGCCCTGTGCCGACACAGCCCAACGACATCCAAGTGCAGGAGAACTTCGACCTTTCCCGG ATCTACGGGAAGTGGTTCCTCGTGGCCGTGGGCTCCACCTGCCCGTGGCTGAAGAGGTTCAAGGACAAGATGACCGTGAGCACgctggtgctgggggagggagcgaCCAAGAGGGAGATCAGCACGACCAACATTCATTGGCG GAAAGGTGTCTGTGAGAAGTTCTCTGGGACTTATGAGAAAACCAGCACTGATGGAAAGTTCCTCTATCACAAATCCA AATGGAACATGACCATGGAGTCCTACGTGGTCCACACCAACTATGATGAGTACGCCATTTTTCTGACCAAGAAATTCAGCCGCCACCATGGACCCACCATTACTGCCAAGCTCTATG GGCGGGAGCCAGAGCTTCGGGAGAGTCTGCTGGAGGAGTTCAGAGAGGTTGCCCTGGGTGTGGACATCCCTGAGGACTCCATCTTCACATTGCCCAATAGGG GTGAGTGTGTCCCTGGGGAACAGGAACCAGAGCCCACTCCACTCTCG AGAGCCCGGCGGGCTGTGCTGCCCCAAGAAGAGGAAGGATCGGGGGCTGGACTATCAGTAACTGATTTCAGCAAGAAGGAAG ATTCCTGCCAGCTGGGCTTCTCACAAGGTCCTTGCCTGGGGATGATCAAGAGGTATTTCTATAACGGCTCATCCATGGCCTGTGAGACCTTCCACTATGGCGGCTGCATGGGTAACGGCAACAACTTCATCTCGGAGAAGGAGTGCCTGCAGACCTGCCGAACTGTGG AGGCCTGCAATCTCCCCATAGTCCCCGGCCCCTGCCGAAGCACCATCCGGCTCTGGGCATTTGATGCTGTCCAGGGGAAGTGCGTCCCTTTCTTCTATGGGGGCTGCAAGGGCAACGGCAACCAGTTCTACTCGGAGAAGGAGTGCAAGGAGTACTGTGGAGTCCCTGGTGAAG GGGATGAGGAGCTGCTGCGCATCTCCAACTGA